A window of the Elusimicrobiota bacterium genome harbors these coding sequences:
- a CDS encoding tetratricopeptide repeat protein, protein MRRTICQSICLAMILAQTACVGVENVKNPSLSELRSRVGNHLLLGLSPEGGPGSAAYIENECQLEDIFILPSSTDHNGVDAVLQLTFLGSFTGVKVEILSAFSGAVVYTGHATYWSFRRFCNDLRRIVTQEFKPGAEPYARVLAEKRQQRDPNSLPACDDRDKFAARQQDEESAFQHALQKIESGDVPSKLPEAVHKASVQAIYAVRQTRFSDAVDRYAEGLKVAPWWSKGHFNQALVLEKLGCFPEAIRAMKRYLLLVPAAPDAQQVQDKIYAWESIPQ, encoded by the coding sequence ATGAGAAGAACGATCTGTCAAAGTATTTGCTTGGCCATGATTCTTGCGCAAACTGCGTGTGTTGGTGTTGAGAATGTCAAGAATCCTTCCCTAAGCGAACTTCGGTCCCGAGTGGGGAATCATCTGCTCTTGGGCTTGTCCCCAGAGGGAGGGCCAGGTAGTGCAGCATATATTGAAAATGAGTGCCAGCTTGAAGACATATTCATTCTGCCGTCGAGTACAGACCATAATGGTGTCGATGCGGTTCTGCAGTTAACATTTCTGGGATCATTCACTGGGGTCAAAGTTGAAATTCTATCTGCCTTTTCAGGGGCAGTAGTCTATACCGGCCATGCCACATATTGGAGCTTTCGCAGATTCTGCAATGATCTCCGTAGAATTGTAACCCAAGAATTTAAACCCGGCGCGGAACCTTACGCAAGGGTCCTCGCCGAGAAGCGCCAACAACGGGACCCAAACAGTTTACCTGCATGCGACGACCGTGACAAGTTCGCGGCCCGGCAGCAGGATGAGGAATCCGCATTCCAACACGCCCTGCAGAAGATCGAGTCTGGTGACGTTCCGTCGAAATTGCCGGAGGCGGTTCACAAAGCCTCTGTACAGGCAATCTATGCGGTTCGACAGACCCGCTTTTCAGACGCTGTGGATCGCTACGCCGAGGGACTGAAAGTGGCGCCTTGGTGGTCTAAGGGACACTTCAATCAAGCACTCGTCCTCGAGAAGCTAGGATGTTTTCCAGAGGCGATTCGTGCCATGAAGCGCTATCTTTTGCTCGTTCCTGCGGCACCCGATGC